A stretch of the Medicago truncatula cultivar Jemalong A17 chromosome 5, MtrunA17r5.0-ANR, whole genome shotgun sequence genome encodes the following:
- the LOC11423510 gene encoding reticulocyte-binding protein 2 homolog a isoform X1, whose product MNREPKLEPGSPSSNHVILDRDEDDEVGAFPMTTLDLEGMTIPDLVQVLLGSLQMETYERVEGVLVRRDLALKDQIQHLHKNVEMERQQLQMEKLSRLKAEEELKKREEICQKMKKVQESYNALLKEAKTAEKTHNKLKQESKETIEFLRKRNVGLKCEVDRLNEKKMEEDHELEVLRQKNGELECEVNKLEEERVEDGNKFDVLRKKNDELECEVNRLKEDMVEYGNKFEVLRKKSDELECEVNNLKEDRVEDGNKFEVLRKKNDDLKTEVNRLTEKTAEDGCELGVQRKVTGEMENKVLELTKLKEKWEEDCIVWAGIEIKNGELNETVNKNLATIRELRNENSKLANDKHNVDILLASWITKFRVLHEKVSRLEDDSKLLMSLNVSGGGNNERDPPVDFMAADSEEKDKEKESEVKDASSDDVLEMLSQKLHCSAPVGHVEVPAPIVAPSASQVDPVANAPVAIPYVPDPTNGNKRKSKSLHVKDVKKAKVRSSHVKDVKKAKVRSSHVKDVAKTKVRSSDRLRKLKTKMIAGLGKDASSPFVIEDSDEGDGIDKGDGIDD is encoded by the exons ATGAACCGTGAACCTAAACTCGAACCTGGGTCACCTTCCTCCAACCACGTGATTCTTGATAGAGACGAAGATGATGAAGTTGGAGCATTTCCTATGACAACTCTTGACTTAGAAGGAATGACTATCCCAGATCTTGTTCAAGTATTGCTTGGATCTTTACAGATGGAAACTTATGAAAGAGTTGAAGGTGTTTTGGTGAGAAGGGATTTGGCACTCAAAGACCAGATTCAACACTTACATAAGAATGTTGAAATGGAAAGACAACAACTTCAAATGGAGAAACTCTCAAGGTTAAAGGCTGAGGAAGAGTTAAAGAAAAGAGAGGAAATTTGtcagaaaatgaagaaagtaCAAGAAAGTTATAATGCTCTCTTGAAGGAAGCCAAGACGGCTGAAAAAACTCATAATAAGTTGAAACAAGAAAGTAAGGAAACTATTGAATTTCTAAGAAAGAGAAACGTTGGGTTGAAGTGTGAGGTTGACAGGTTGAACGAAAAAAAGATGGAGGAAGACCATGAACTTGAAGTGTTGAGACAAAAGAATGGTGAGTTGGAGTGTGAGGTTAATAAATTGGAAGAAGAAAGGGTGGAGGATGGGAACAAATTTGATGTGTTGAGAAAAAAGAATGATGAGTTGGAGTGTGAGGTTAATAGGTTGAAGGAAGATATGGTGGAGTATGGGAACAAATTTGAAGTGTTAAGAAAGAAGAGTGATGAGCTAGAGTGTGAGGTTAATAATTTGAAGGAAGATAGGGTGGAGGATGGGAACAAATTTGAAGTTCTAAGAAAAAAGAATGATGACTTGAAGACTGAGGTTAATAGGTTGACGGAAAAAACGGCGGAGGATGGCTGTGAGCTTGGTGTGCAGAGAAAAGTGACTGGTGAGATGGAGAATAAGGTTTTGGAGTTGacaaagttgaaggaaaaatggGAGGAAGATTGTATTGTGTGGGCTGGAATTGAGATTAAAAATGGTGAATTGAATGAAACAGTAAACAAGAATTTGGCAACTATAAGAGAATTGAGGAACGAAAATAGCAAATTAGCAAATGATAAGCACAATGTTGACATATTACTAGCGTCTTGGATCACGAAGTTTAGAGTCTTGCATGAAAAAGTTTCAAGGCTGGAGGATGATTCCAAACTATTGATGAGCTTAAATGTCTCTGGTGGTGGAAACAATGAGAGGGATCCTCCAGTTGATTTTATGGCTGCTGATTCTGAAGAGAAAGACAAAGAGAAAGAGTCTGAAGTTAAAGATGCATCATCAG ATGATGTGCTTGAAATGTTATCTCAAAAACTGCATTGTTCTGCACCAGTTGGTCATGTCGAAGTACCTGCACCAATTGTAGCACCTTCTGCAAGTCAGGTTGATCCTGTTGCAAATGCACCAGTTGCAATACCTTATGTGCCTGATCCTACAAAT GGAAATAAAAGGAAGTCAAAATCATTACATGTTAAGGATGTCAAGAAAGCTAAAGTCAGGTCTAGTCATGTTAAGGATGTCAAGAAAGCCAAAGTCAGGTCTAGTCATGTTAAGGATGTCGCGAAAACCAAAGTCAGGTCTAGTGATAGACTTAGAAAATTGAAAACCAAGATGATTGCTGGTCTAGGCAAAGATGCAAGCAGCCCATTTGTAATTGAAGACAGTGATGAGGGTGATGGTATTGATAAAGGTGATGGTATTGATGATTAA
- the LOC11425998 gene encoding pre-rRNA 2'-O-ribose RNA methyltransferase, which translates to MNIQPKTEPGSPPCFHSTNPNNNLEDKSIHDLVMVLRQTCQWETFDSVETVLENRYMRLREELHLEKLSRLYAESEFKKREEICEKGKKVQESYEALLKEVKVNRLANSEKKNELEEEVEKLKKKYVDGSYEIDVLRRKNGELEAKILELRKLNEKRMEDNTQLGVLRKMIGKLEHEASELRKSKKKWLDDSNAFDALRNKVRVLEGDKNVLAGVEVRNGEVKETVKKILETINRLGKEKSKLADEKRKIEILLGSMYKKFRGLVGRLSRLEDDTNLLKSVGVSGGGNNEGKSPVDPVAANIEDRDEDDFLDDEFGNDTVVEVAPLQTNEDANHTLGVAASTQPQSKGNKDVQGSSSASGRVKLDKNIEIIYLDDDDDDDNDDDGGSMSRGVHEKKAVFGIAVKNEVPSPSVATQQKSKFPNAVDTFKRKFSLSDIEISSASSSSSDDSSFLDDLTIRSVVSLERSKKSRQTEQD; encoded by the exons ATGAACATTCAACCCAAAACTGAACCTGGGTCACCACCATGTTTCCATTCCACAAACCCTAACAACAACCTTGAAGATAAGTCTATTCATGATCTTGTTATGGTACTGCGTCAAACTTGTCAATGGGAAACTTTTGATAGTGTTGAAACTGTTTTGGAGAATAGGTATATGAGACTCAGAGAAGAGCTTCACTTGGAGAAACTCTCAAGGTTATATGCTGAGTCTGAgtttaagaaaagagaagagattTGTGAAAAAGGGAAGAAAGTTCAAGAAAGTTATGAAGCTCTTTTGAAAGAAGTTAAGGTGAATAGATTAGCTAATAGTGAGAAGAAGAATGAATTAGAGGAGGAAGTTgagaagttgaagaaaaaatatgttgatgGTAGCTATGAAATTGATGTGTTAAGAAGAAAGAATGGTGAGCTAGAGGCTAAGATTTTGGAGTTGAGGAAGTTGAATGAAAAGAGGATGGAGGATAATACTCAACTTGGTGTGTTGAGAAAAATGATTGGTAAATTGGAGCATGAAGCTTCGGAGCTGAGGAAATCGAAGAAGAAATGGTTAGATGATAGCAATGCTTTTGATGCGCTTAGGAATAAGGTTCGTGTATTGGAGGGCGATAAAAATGTTTTGGCTGGAGTTGAGGTTAGAAATGGCGAAGTGAAGGAAACGGTGaagaaaattttggaaactatAAATAGGTTGGGGAAAGAAAAGAGTAAGTTGGCTGATGAGAAACGTAAGATTGAGATATTGCTCGGGTCTATGTACAAGAAGTTTAGAGGACTGGTTGGAAGACTTTCGAGATTGGAGGATGATACCAATCTTTTGAAGAGTGTAGGTGTCTCTGGTGGTGGTAATAATGAGGGGAAGTCACCTGTTGATCCTGTGGCTGCTAATATTGAAGACAGAGATGAAGATGATTTTCTTGACGATGAGTTCGGAAATGACACTGTTGTGGAGGTTGCTCCTTTACAGACAAATGAAGATGCTAATCACACTCTTGGAGTTGCTGCTAGTACTCAACCGCAGAGCAAAGGGAACAAGGATGTGCAAGGTTCATCATCAG CTAGTGGAAGAGTGAAACTGGATAAGAATATTGAGATCATATaccttgatgatgatgatgatgatgacaacGACGATGATGGTGGGTCTATGTCTCGAGGAGTACATGAAAAGAAAGCTGTTTTTGGAATTGCTGTGAAGAATGAGGTTCCAAGTCCATCCGTGGCAACACAACAAAAAAGCAAATTTCCCAATGCAGTTGacacttttaaaagaaaattttcttTGAGCGACATTGAAATCTCCAGTGCCAGTTCTTCATCCTCCGACGATTCGTCATTTCTCGATGATCTTACAATAAGGTCTGTGGTATCACTTGAAAGAAGTAAAAAAAGTAGGCAGACGGAGCAGGACTGA
- the LOC11442500 gene encoding meiotic recombination protein SPO11-1 — MEGKRMKLESQKAENAIHLLDKIKEFTRSLLINLTNGNSSIILINRFRNHCTLSDSNCFCGSDLPVGNEVLTLCKETRVHRLGHSLYLLLSSMCACSLIILLLFKLGFENKHSSKRDIYYMHPSVFLDQSVVDHAINDICVRMQCSRHNLNVVSAGNGLVMGWIRFVEGKKIFDCINSPNTAHPTPVYVEEIKDIVSMAHYILVVEKESVFRILANDHFCNANHCIVISGRGYPDIPTRRFLRLLVDNLYIPAYCLVDCDPYGFDILTTYRFGSMQMAYDTKHLRVPEIHWLGAFPSDSDRYFVPKQCLLPLTVEDKRKIKAMLLRCYLQREVPEWRLELRMMLQKGVKFEIEALSVHTLSFLTESYIPSKIHGKVKI, encoded by the exons ATGGAGGGAAAGAGAATGAAATTGGAATCACAAAAAGCAGAAAATGCGATTCATCTACTCGACAAAATCAaag AATTCACTCGAAGTTTACTCATCAATCTCACCAACGGAAACTCATCGATCATTCTCATCAATCGATTCAGAAATCACTGTACTCTTTCAGATTCCAACTG CTTCTGTGGCTCCGATTTGCCGGTCGGAAATGAAGTTCTAACACTTTGCAAGGAAACACGTGTTCATAGATTAGGTCATTCACTCTATCTTTTACTTTCATCAATGTGTGCTTGttctttaattatattattactGTTCAAATTAGGATTTGAGAACAAACATAGTTCAAAAAGAGACATTTATTACATGCATCCATCTGTCTTTTTAG ACCAGTCAGTTGTGGACCATGctattaatgatatatgtgtcCGGATGCAGTGCAGTCGCCATAACCTCAATGTG GTTTCTGCCGGGAATGG GTTAGTTATGGGCTGGATAAGATTTGTTGAAGGAAAAAAGATATTTGACTGCATCAATTCTCCCAACACT GCCCACCCTACTCctgtttatgttgaagaaatTAAAG ATATCGTAAGCATGGCTCATTACATATTAGTTGTCGAGAAAGAATCAG TTTTCCGGATATTAGCAAATGACCATTTCTGCAATGCAAACCATTGCATTGTCATCTCC GGAAGAGGCTACCCAGATATTCCTACAAGAAG GTTTTTACGGCTTCTGGTTGACAATTTGTACATACCTGCTTATTGCTTGGTAGATTGTGATCCCTATGGCTTTGATATTTTAACCACTTACAGATTTGGCTCAATG CAAATGGCTTATGACACGAAACATCTCCGTGTCCCAGAGATACACTGGCTTGGAGCTTTTCCTTCAGATTCTGATAGATACTTTGTTCCAAAGCAGTGCCTCCTTCCTTTGACTGTTGAAG ACAAGAGAAAAATTAAAGCCATGTTGCTTAGGTGCTACCTGCAAAGGGAGGTCCCAGAATGGAg GTTGGAGCTTAGAATGATGTTGCAGAAAGGAGTGAAGTTTGAAATCGAAGCACTATCTGTTCATACACTTTCATTCTTGACAGAGTCTTATATACCATCCAAAATTCATGGTAAAGTTAAAATATAG
- the LOC11436665 gene encoding probable DNA double-strand break repair Rad50 ATPase yields the protein MERLKLQEELKMEKLARIQAEEEFKKREELCQKGKKVQERYEALLKKVKADLSDRDTVVVLRKRNIELRELLFEEGKITIGELTKRNYELESEVHKLKEKKAEDGNELDMLRKKKGELDNEVLELKEKSVEDGNALDMPKTKSGELECEVEKLKEKMVEDGNALDVLNRKNFELEFKVLELEKLKEKWLDDSNALDELRSMVGVLEVEKNALAGIEIKNGELKETVNTNLAIISELRNENRELVDEKCKGEILLESLNKKFKAFHERVARLEDDSNLSMSVDASGGGNNERIERMLVTMRPEMTLWRSLLLCKETKMFITLME from the coding sequence ATGGAGAGACTAAAGCTTCAAGAGGAGCTTAAAATGGAGAAACTTGCAAGGATACAGGCCGAGGAAGAGTTTAAGAAAAGAGAGGAACTTTGTCAGAAAGGGAAGAAAGTACAAGAACGTTATGAagctttgttgaagaaagtgaAAGCTGATTTATCTGATAGAGATACTGTTGTAGTTCTAAGAAAGAGGAATATTGAGTTGAGGGAATTACTGTTTGAGGAAGGTAAGATAACTATTGGAGAGCTTACAAAGAGGAATTATGAGTTGGAGAGTGAGGTTCataagttgaaagaaaaaaaggcgGAGGATGGCAATGAACTTGAtatgttaagaaaaaagaagGGTGAATTAGACAATGAAGTTTTggagttgaaagaaaaaagtgtgGAAGATGGCAATGCGCTTGATATGCCAAAAACAAAGAGTGGTGAGTTGGAGTGTGAGGTTgagaaattgaaggaaaaaatggTGGAAGATGGAAATGCACTTGATGTGCTAAACAGAAAGAACTTTGAGCTAGAATTTAAAGTTTTGGAGTTGGAGAAGTTGAAGGAAAAGTGGTTAGATGATAGTAATGCTCTTGATGAGCTTCGAAGCATGGTTGGTGTATTGGAGGTTGAAAAGAATGCTTTGGCTGGAATTGAGATTAAAAATGGCGAATTGAAGGAAACAGTTAACACGAATTTGGCAATTATAAGCGAGCTGAGGAACGAAAACAGAGAATTAGTGGATGAGAAATGCAAGGGTGAGATCTTACTCGAGTCTTTGAACAAAAAGTTTAAAGCATTTCATGAAAGAGTTGCAAGGTTGGAGGATGATTCCAACCTTTCAATGAGTGTAGATGCCTCTGGTGGTGGAAACAATGAGAGGATTGAGAGGATGTTGGTGACAATGAGGCCAGAAATGACATTGTGGAGAAGTCTGCTCCTTTGCAAAGAAACGAAGATGTTCATCACTCTCATGGAGTAG
- the LOC11442499 gene encoding nuclear speckle splicing regulatory protein 1, giving the protein MNKYGLNLRPAKPKKQPPRPSIALGFNEDDDNDVEKEIAIQASKSKSLKEVEEQQRKALEEDPTIFDYDGVYDKMKEKVARPLIQDREERKPKYIQNLIQKAKEREQYREIVYEKKIAKERSKDDHLFADKDKYVTEAYRRKLAEREKQMELERIRELQEEREDVTKKKDFLLDFYTNLDKNVAFGAKDAQGRKRDNRAENRVLEKREGMSPDASNQHQDGNTDEEQHSLAKTSSPEESPGKKIGDQGETSNLSNISASPLAMRPNPDASAEEKSPVEQPPASQPNPEHHKRSQDAVAAAKERFLARKRAKQQ; this is encoded by the exons ATGAACAAGTATGGCTTGAACCTTAGGCCTGCAAAGCCGAAGAAGCAACCACCGAGGCCGTCCATTGCCCTCGGCtttaatgaagatgatgataatgacgttgaaaaagaaattgctATCCAGGCCAGCAAGAGTAAAAGTCTCAAGGAA GTTGAGGAGCAGCAAAGAAAAGCCTTGGAAGAAGATCCGACCATATTTGATTATGACGGAGTCTATgataaaatgaaagagaaagttgctCGTCCATTGATACAAGATCGCGAAGAGAGAAAG CCAAAATATATCCAAAACCTGATTCAGAAAGCAAAAGAGCGAGAGCAGTATCGCGAGATTGTATATGAGAAAAAGATTGCCAAGGAGAGAAGCAAAGACGATCACCTCTTTGCCGACAAAGACAAATATGTAACAGAAGCATATAGAAGAAAGCTGGCTGAACGAGAGAAACAGATGGAACTAGAACGTATACGCGAACTTCAAGAGGAAAGAGAGGAT GTTACGAAGAAGAAGGACTTTTTGCTTGATTTTTATACAAACCTTGATAAAAATGTTGCTTTTGGTGCAAAAGATGCTCAGGGGAGAAAACGTGACAATCGGGCCGAGAATAGAGTTCTAGAGAAACGAGAGGGAATGAGCCCTGATGCATCAAATCAGCACCAGGATGGTAATACAGATGAAGAGCAACATTCGTTGGCTAAGACAAGTTCACCAGAAGAGTCTCCAGGGAAAAAGATCGGTGATCAGGGTGAAACTTCAAATCTTTCTAATATAAGTGCCAGTCCCTTGGCTATGAGGCCAAATCCCGATGCTTCTGCAGAGGAAAAGAGTCCAGTTGAGCAGCCACCAGCTTCACAACCAAATCCTGAGCATCACAAAAGAAGTCAAGATGCTGTGGCTGCAGCAAAAGAACGTTTTCTGGCACGTAAGCGAGCAAAGCAACAGTGA
- the LOC11423510 gene encoding reticulocyte-binding protein 2 homolog a isoform X2: protein MNREPKLEPGSPSSNHVILDRDEDDEVGAFPMTTLDLEGMTIPDLVQVLLGSLQMETYERVEGVLVRRDLALKDQIQHLHKNVEMERQQLQMEKLSRLKAEEELKKREEICQKMKKVQESYNALLKEAKTAEKTHNKLKQESKETIEFLRKRNVGLKCEVDRLNEKKMEEDHELEVLRQKNGELECEVNKLEEERVEDGNKFDVLRKKNDELECEVNRLKEDMVEYGNKFEVLRKKSDELECEVNNLKEDRVEDGNKFEVLRKKNDDLKTEVNRLTEKTAEDGCELGVQRKVTGEMENKVLELTKLKEKWEEDCIVWAGIEIKNGELNETVNKNLATIRELRNENSKLANDKHNVDILLASWITKFRVLHEKVSRLEDDSKLLMSLNVSGGGNNERDPPVDFMAADSEEKDKEKESEVKDASSVGHVEVPAPIVAPSASQVDPVANAPVAIPYVPDPTNGNKRKSKSLHVKDVKKAKVRSSHVKDVKKAKVRSSHVKDVAKTKVRSSDRLRKLKTKMIAGLGKDASSPFVIEDSDEGDGIDKGDGIDD, encoded by the exons ATGAACCGTGAACCTAAACTCGAACCTGGGTCACCTTCCTCCAACCACGTGATTCTTGATAGAGACGAAGATGATGAAGTTGGAGCATTTCCTATGACAACTCTTGACTTAGAAGGAATGACTATCCCAGATCTTGTTCAAGTATTGCTTGGATCTTTACAGATGGAAACTTATGAAAGAGTTGAAGGTGTTTTGGTGAGAAGGGATTTGGCACTCAAAGACCAGATTCAACACTTACATAAGAATGTTGAAATGGAAAGACAACAACTTCAAATGGAGAAACTCTCAAGGTTAAAGGCTGAGGAAGAGTTAAAGAAAAGAGAGGAAATTTGtcagaaaatgaagaaagtaCAAGAAAGTTATAATGCTCTCTTGAAGGAAGCCAAGACGGCTGAAAAAACTCATAATAAGTTGAAACAAGAAAGTAAGGAAACTATTGAATTTCTAAGAAAGAGAAACGTTGGGTTGAAGTGTGAGGTTGACAGGTTGAACGAAAAAAAGATGGAGGAAGACCATGAACTTGAAGTGTTGAGACAAAAGAATGGTGAGTTGGAGTGTGAGGTTAATAAATTGGAAGAAGAAAGGGTGGAGGATGGGAACAAATTTGATGTGTTGAGAAAAAAGAATGATGAGTTGGAGTGTGAGGTTAATAGGTTGAAGGAAGATATGGTGGAGTATGGGAACAAATTTGAAGTGTTAAGAAAGAAGAGTGATGAGCTAGAGTGTGAGGTTAATAATTTGAAGGAAGATAGGGTGGAGGATGGGAACAAATTTGAAGTTCTAAGAAAAAAGAATGATGACTTGAAGACTGAGGTTAATAGGTTGACGGAAAAAACGGCGGAGGATGGCTGTGAGCTTGGTGTGCAGAGAAAAGTGACTGGTGAGATGGAGAATAAGGTTTTGGAGTTGacaaagttgaaggaaaaatggGAGGAAGATTGTATTGTGTGGGCTGGAATTGAGATTAAAAATGGTGAATTGAATGAAACAGTAAACAAGAATTTGGCAACTATAAGAGAATTGAGGAACGAAAATAGCAAATTAGCAAATGATAAGCACAATGTTGACATATTACTAGCGTCTTGGATCACGAAGTTTAGAGTCTTGCATGAAAAAGTTTCAAGGCTGGAGGATGATTCCAAACTATTGATGAGCTTAAATGTCTCTGGTGGTGGAAACAATGAGAGGGATCCTCCAGTTGATTTTATGGCTGCTGATTCTGAAGAGAAAGACAAAGAGAAAGAGTCTGAAGTTAAAGATGCATCATCAG TTGGTCATGTCGAAGTACCTGCACCAATTGTAGCACCTTCTGCAAGTCAGGTTGATCCTGTTGCAAATGCACCAGTTGCAATACCTTATGTGCCTGATCCTACAAAT GGAAATAAAAGGAAGTCAAAATCATTACATGTTAAGGATGTCAAGAAAGCTAAAGTCAGGTCTAGTCATGTTAAGGATGTCAAGAAAGCCAAAGTCAGGTCTAGTCATGTTAAGGATGTCGCGAAAACCAAAGTCAGGTCTAGTGATAGACTTAGAAAATTGAAAACCAAGATGATTGCTGGTCTAGGCAAAGATGCAAGCAGCCCATTTGTAATTGAAGACAGTGATGAGGGTGATGGTATTGATAAAGGTGATGGTATTGATGATTAA
- the LOC11435486 gene encoding (+)-pulegone reductase — translation MLNMYTIFCSVSIVDRYFPEGIDIYFDNVGGHMLEAALLNMRRRGRIVVAGMISQYELDEPQGIKNLINIIYKQIHVDAFTVYDYYHLYPKFLDTILPYVREGKIAYVEDIAIGIESGPAALEAMFTGKSADEQVVLVC, via the coding sequence ATGCTAAACATGTACACAATCTTTTGTTCTGTTTCAATAGTTGATAGGTACTTTCCCGAAGGAATTGACATATACTTTGACAATGTTGGTGGACACATGCTTGAAGCAGCCCTTCTTAACATGAGACGCCGCGGTCGAATTGTGGTGGCTGGAATGATCTCACAGTATGAACTTGATGAACCTCAGGGCATAAAAAATTTGATCAACATCATATACAAGCAGATTCATGTCGATGCATTCACTGTATATGATTACTATCATTTATATCCCAAGTTTTTGGACACAATTTTGCCTTATGTTAGGGAAGGGAAGATAGCATATGTTGAAGATATAGCTATAGGCATTGAGAGTGGACCAGCTGCATTAGAAGCAATGTTCACAGGCAAAAGTGCTGACGAACAAGTTGTTTTAGTTTGCTGA